A portion of the Aphanothece sacrum FPU1 genome contains these proteins:
- the frr gene encoding ribosome recycling factor has protein sequence MLAEIEDNMQKSVESTQRSFNTIRTGRANAAILDRVMVDYYGTETPLKSLSNISTPDSTTIAIQPYDKGSMGLIEKAITLSDIGLTPNNNGQVIRLNIPPLTEERRKQLVKLASKLAEEGKVAIRNIRRDAIDDVRKQEKNSDISEDESRDLQDGIQKITDKFTAKVDELLALKEKDIMTV, from the coding sequence ATGTTAGCTGAAATTGAAGATAATATGCAAAAATCTGTTGAGTCTACTCAACGATCATTTAATACCATTCGTACCGGACGGGCTAATGCGGCTATTCTTGATCGGGTGATGGTAGATTATTATGGGACGGAAACTCCCTTAAAATCTTTGTCTAATATTAGTACCCCGGATTCAACAACTATTGCCATTCAGCCCTACGATAAGGGGAGTATGGGGTTAATTGAAAAAGCGATTACTCTATCTGATATTGGCTTAACTCCTAATAATAATGGTCAAGTAATTCGCTTAAATATTCCCCCTCTAACAGAAGAACGGCGTAAACAATTGGTTAAATTAGCCAGCAAATTAGCCGAAGAAGGAAAAGTGGCTATTAGGAATATTCGTCGAGATGCGATCGATGATGTCCGTAAACAGGAAAAAAATAGCGATATTTCTGAGGATGAATCTAGAGATTTACAGGATGGAATTCAAAAAATTACTGACAAATTCACAGCCAAAGTTGATGAATTATTAGCCCTTAAAGAAAAGGACATTATGACGGTTTAG
- the pyrH gene encoding UMP kinase: MTTYQRVLLKLSGEALMGNLGYGIDPKVVADIAQEISDVISHGIQLAIVVGGGNIFRGVKAASAGMDRATADYVGMIATVMNAMTLQDALERNNVPTRVLTAIAMQEVAEPYIRRRAMRHLEKGRVVIFGAGSGNPFFTTDTTAALRAAEIEAEVVFKATKVDGVYDSDPQLNPNARRYHSLTYNHVLTHDLRVMDGTAIALCKENNIPIMVFDLSVRGNILRAIKGESVGTIVGGFCDVS, translated from the coding sequence ATGACAACTTACCAGCGAGTATTACTTAAACTGAGCGGCGAAGCCCTAATGGGTAACTTAGGCTATGGCATTGACCCCAAAGTCGTGGCCGATATCGCTCAAGAAATTTCAGATGTCATCAGTCATGGCATTCAATTAGCGATCGTCGTCGGGGGAGGAAACATTTTTCGCGGAGTCAAAGCGGCTTCTGCGGGAATGGATCGGGCAACGGCTGATTATGTCGGGATGATAGCTACGGTAATGAATGCGATGACTTTGCAGGATGCCCTAGAACGAAATAACGTTCCTACTAGGGTACTTACTGCGATCGCTATGCAAGAAGTAGCAGAACCTTACATTCGTCGTCGCGCTATGCGTCACTTAGAAAAGGGACGAGTCGTGATTTTTGGGGCCGGTTCAGGTAATCCTTTTTTTACCACTGATACAACGGCAGCATTGAGGGCAGCAGAAATTGAAGCAGAAGTTGTTTTTAAAGCGACTAAAGTGGATGGGGTTTATGATTCTGACCCTCAACTAAATCCTAATGCCCGTCGTTATCATAGTTTAACTTACAATCATGTTCTCACTCATGATTTACGAGTGATGGACGGAACCGCGATCGCTCTTTGCAAGGAAAATAACATACCAATTATGGTTTTTGATCTCTCGGTTCGAGGTAATATTCTTCGGGCAATTAAAGGTGAATCTGTTGGAACTATTGTGGGAGGTTTCTGTGATGTTAGCTGA
- a CDS encoding NAD(P)H-quinone oxidoreductase subunit 4, protein MNLANFPWLTTTIVFPIVAALFIPFIPDKDGKTVKWYALTIGLIDFAIIVYAFYTGYDLSNPNLQLVESYAWVPQIDLKWSVGADGLSMPLILLTGFITSLATMAAWPVTFKPKLFYFLMLLMYGGQIAVFAVQDMLLFFLVWELELVPVYLILSIWGGKRRLYAATKFILYTAGGSLFILLAALTMAFFGDTITFDMSAIAAKDIPLKLQLFLYAGFLIAYGVKLPIFPLHTWLPDAHGEATAPAHMLLAGILLKMGGYALLRMNAGMLPDAHAYFAPVLVILGVVNIVYAALTSFAQRNLKRKIAYSSISHMGFVLIGMASFTPLGVSGAMLQMISHGLIGASLFFMVGCTYDRTHTLMLDEMGGVGQKMKKIFAMWTTCSFASLALPGMSGFVAELMVFVGFATSDAYSTTFRVIVVFLAAIGVILTPIYLLSMLREMLYGPENEELVSHTKLIDAEPREIFIIGCLLIPIIGIGLYPKIVTQIYDATTNQLTALLRESVPSLVKQAEIVPTDYVALKAPNLK, encoded by the coding sequence ATGAACCTTGCTAATTTTCCCTGGTTAACTACAACTATTGTCTTTCCCATCGTTGCCGCACTGTTTATTCCCTTTATTCCCGATAAAGACGGAAAAACAGTCAAATGGTACGCGCTGACGATAGGATTGATTGATTTTGCTATCATTGTTTACGCTTTCTATACAGGATATGACTTAAGCAACCCTAACCTACAATTAGTAGAAAGCTATGCTTGGGTTCCTCAAATTGACTTAAAATGGTCAGTGGGGGCTGATGGTTTATCAATGCCCCTAATTTTACTGACAGGGTTTATTACTAGCTTAGCCACCATGGCAGCTTGGCCAGTAACGTTTAAACCTAAACTCTTTTATTTTTTGATGTTGTTGATGTATGGGGGACAAATTGCCGTATTTGCGGTACAAGATATGTTGCTCTTTTTCCTAGTCTGGGAATTAGAGTTAGTCCCTGTTTATCTGATTTTGTCGATTTGGGGCGGAAAACGCCGTCTTTATGCCGCAACCAAGTTTATTTTGTACACGGCAGGAGGTTCTTTATTTATCCTACTGGCGGCCTTAACTATGGCCTTTTTTGGCGATACCATCACTTTTGATATGAGTGCGATCGCGGCTAAAGATATCCCCCTGAAATTACAATTATTCCTCTATGCTGGTTTTCTCATTGCTTATGGGGTAAAACTCCCCATTTTTCCCCTTCATACTTGGTTGCCGGATGCTCACGGTGAAGCGACGGCCCCGGCCCATATGTTACTGGCGGGTATCCTCTTAAAAATGGGTGGTTATGCCCTCTTACGGATGAATGCGGGGATGTTACCCGATGCTCACGCCTATTTTGCCCCAGTTTTAGTCATTTTAGGGGTGGTGAACATTGTTTACGCCGCTTTAACCTCTTTTGCTCAACGAAACCTCAAGCGAAAGATTGCCTATTCGTCTATTTCTCACATGGGGTTTGTTTTGATCGGTATGGCCTCGTTTACCCCTTTAGGAGTCAGTGGGGCCATGTTACAAATGATCTCTCATGGTTTAATTGGGGCGAGTTTGTTCTTTATGGTAGGTTGTACCTACGATAGAACCCATACCCTGATGTTGGATGAAATGGGGGGTGTCGGACAAAAGATGAAGAAGATCTTCGCTATGTGGACAACTTGTTCTTTTGCTTCTTTAGCGTTGCCTGGAATGAGCGGTTTTGTGGCAGAATTAATGGTTTTTGTGGGCTTTGCCACCAGTGATGCCTATAGCACGACTTTCCGTGTAATTGTTGTCTTTTTAGCTGCCATCGGTGTTATTTTAACCCCGATTTATTTACTCTCCATGTTGCGGGAGATGTTATACGGGCCAGAAAATGAAGAATTGGTATCTCATACTAAGCTTATTGATGCTGAACCGAGAGAAATCTTTATTATTGGCTGTTTGTTGATTCCTATTATTGGAATTGGGCTATATCCGAAGATTGTCACCCAAATTTATGATGCAACGACCAATCAGTTAACAGCCTTGTTAAGAGAATCCGTTCCAAGTTTAGTTAAACAAGCTGAAATTGTCCCAACAGATTATGTAGCATTGAAAGCACCTAATCTTAAATAA